In a genomic window of Xylophilus rhododendri:
- a CDS encoding LysR substrate-binding domain-containing protein, which translates to MLSGSMTQAARELHTTQPSISRVIAQLEKRVGLRLFERAAGKLAPTREGEIFFRDVERAFTGLRGLEQSAATLGRRGAGHLRLSAVPSFSLALVPEAMQAFSLKFPDVTISLHVTDSVSVCQSVAAGQTDLGVASDVVSSPGIGYQVADLARAVCIVPAGHRLARGRKPLRPDDLAGEPFVSLSPQESITQKIDAVFAAGGDKRRLVHQSHFSAAICQMVALGMGISIANPSVARSFGHLPIVQRAFEPEILFPTYLVHQPGAPASLLAQEFSAVFVQVAAALSRP; encoded by the coding sequence ATGCTTTCCGGTTCCATGACCCAGGCCGCCCGCGAGCTGCACACCACCCAGCCCAGCATCAGCCGGGTCATCGCCCAACTGGAAAAACGTGTCGGCCTGCGGCTCTTCGAACGGGCCGCCGGCAAGCTGGCGCCGACGCGCGAGGGCGAAATCTTCTTTCGCGACGTGGAGCGGGCCTTCACCGGCCTGCGCGGCCTGGAGCAGTCGGCCGCCACCCTGGGCCGGCGCGGCGCGGGCCATCTGCGGCTGTCGGCCGTGCCCTCCTTCTCGCTGGCCCTGGTGCCGGAGGCGATGCAGGCCTTCTCGCTGAAGTTTCCCGACGTGACGATCTCGCTGCACGTAACCGATTCGGTGTCGGTCTGCCAGTCGGTCGCGGCTGGGCAGACCGATCTGGGCGTGGCTTCGGACGTGGTGAGCAGCCCGGGTATCGGCTACCAGGTGGCGGACCTGGCGCGCGCCGTCTGCATCGTGCCCGCCGGCCACCGCCTGGCCCGCGGCCGCAAGCCGCTGCGGCCGGACGACCTGGCGGGCGAGCCCTTCGTGTCCCTCTCGCCGCAGGAGTCGATCACCCAGAAGATCGACGCCGTCTTCGCCGCCGGCGGCGACAAGCGAAGGCTGGTGCACCAGTCGCATTTCTCGGCGGCCATCTGCCAGATGGTGGCGCTCGGCATGGGCATCAGCATCGCCAACCCCTCGGTGGCGCGCAGCTTCGGCCACCTGCCCATCGTGCAGCGGGCCTTCGAGCCGGAGATCCTGTTCCCGACCTACCTGGTGCACCAGCCCGGCGCGCCGGCCAGCCTGCTGGCGCAGGAGTTCTCGGCCGTGTTCGTGCAGGTGGCTGCGGCGCTCAGTCGACCTTGA
- a CDS encoding NAD(P)/FAD-dependent oxidoreductase: MNHQFLEIDTTPGSPPAEVDVAIVGGGAAGIATALALSRHGVSVAVFEKGRVAAEQSSRNWGWCRTLGRDARELPLARLSVDLWRNLQASTGVDVGFRQTGVVFVTDQPREMQTWQAWLDSTAHLGLSARMLSASEANASHAWQGRPWIGGIRADTDGYAEPARAIPSLARYLLTQGVKIYQDCAVNELLLEGRTVAGVRTEKGEVRARQVVLAGGAWSSIFCRKHGIVLPILRVHSSASARSGMAIGGAAPVRAPDFSMRPRGDGQVVLAKSGRGTMHIVPDTLRYGLKFRSLYRARKAKVGLQLGREFFAQAWSEFRYFHLGDAPFARQRILDPAPDMGLVQSAWQTASQALAPGAAGTGPAASAWGGVIDNTPDGVPVISGVQGTPGLFLCTGFSGHGFSSSMGAGHSLAQQMVEGTSSLDLRPFAYERLVAKDGLKPSILY, encoded by the coding sequence ATGAACCACCAGTTCCTCGAAATCGACACCACGCCCGGCTCGCCGCCCGCCGAGGTGGACGTGGCCATCGTGGGTGGCGGCGCCGCCGGCATCGCGACGGCGCTGGCGCTGTCGCGGCACGGTGTGTCGGTGGCGGTGTTCGAGAAGGGCCGGGTCGCGGCCGAGCAGAGCAGCCGCAACTGGGGCTGGTGCCGCACCCTGGGCCGCGACGCGCGCGAGCTGCCGCTGGCCCGGCTCAGCGTGGACCTGTGGCGCAATCTGCAGGCATCGACCGGGGTGGACGTGGGTTTCCGCCAGACCGGCGTGGTCTTCGTGACCGACCAGCCGCGGGAGATGCAGACCTGGCAGGCCTGGCTGGACTCGACGGCGCACCTGGGCCTGTCGGCCCGCATGCTCTCGGCCAGCGAGGCCAATGCCAGCCACGCCTGGCAGGGCCGGCCCTGGATCGGCGGCATCCGCGCCGATACCGACGGTTATGCCGAACCGGCCCGGGCCATCCCCTCCCTGGCCCGCTACCTGCTGACCCAGGGCGTGAAGATCTACCAGGACTGCGCCGTCAACGAACTGCTGCTCGAAGGCCGCACGGTGGCCGGCGTGCGCACCGAAAAAGGCGAGGTGCGGGCCCGGCAGGTGGTGCTGGCCGGCGGCGCCTGGTCCTCGATCTTCTGCCGCAAGCATGGGATCGTGCTGCCGATCCTGCGGGTGCATTCCTCGGCCTCGGCCCGCTCGGGCATGGCGATCGGCGGCGCCGCCCCGGTGCGTGCGCCGGACTTCTCGATGCGGCCGCGCGGCGACGGCCAGGTGGTGCTGGCCAAGAGCGGCCGGGGCACCATGCACATCGTGCCGGACACGCTGCGCTACGGCCTGAAGTTCCGCAGCCTCTACCGGGCGCGCAAGGCCAAGGTCGGACTCCAGCTGGGGCGAGAGTTCTTCGCGCAGGCCTGGTCAGAATTCCGCTATTTCCACCTGGGCGATGCGCCCTTCGCACGCCAGCGCATCCTGGATCCGGCGCCCGACATGGGCCTGGTGCAATCCGCCTGGCAAACCGCCAGCCAGGCCCTGGCCCCCGGCGCGGCCGGCACCGGCCCGGCCGCCTCGGCCTGGGGCGGGGTGATCGACAACACGCCCGACGGCGTGCCCGTGATTTCCGGCGTGCAAGGCACACCGGGCCTTTTCCTGTGCACCGGTTTCAGCGGGCACGGATTCAGCTCATCGATGGGCGCCGGCCACAGCCTGGCGCAGCAGATGGTGGAGGGGACATCCAGCCTGGACCTGAGGCCGTTCGCCTACGAGCGCCTGGTCGCAAAAGACGGGCTCAAGCCCAGCATTCTGTATTGA
- a CDS encoding tripartite tricarboxylate transporter substrate binding protein — MFPRSALKILGSLLAGLALAAHAEDYPKRQIEFVVPYAPGGSTDAFVRVLAPKLAEQLKTPVVIVNRPGAAAVIGSSYALATTDGYRIFAAGPSNMGTALIVGPKPPYSVEDVAPIAQVLMNQMVLVSKNGRFASFDAFLKEAREKPDTVTIGSWGLRSLSHFYVEQLQQALNIKVRHIPYDSGSKEMVAAMGGEVDAAVVTAAAARTNINGGTVSGLFVSTEQKLADLPGVESIKTLGYPGAVAFSFEGIATSAKVPAERIAILRQAFDKILSDPQTVAAIRATGSEPAYLPGPQYGQQIRSNLATLQQIASRVKMDD, encoded by the coding sequence ATGTTCCCTCGTTCGGCCTTGAAGATTCTCGGTTCATTGCTTGCCGGCCTGGCTTTGGCCGCCCACGCGGAGGATTATCCGAAGCGCCAGATCGAATTCGTCGTGCCGTATGCGCCCGGCGGTTCCACCGATGCCTTTGTGCGGGTGCTGGCGCCCAAACTCGCCGAGCAGCTGAAAACCCCGGTGGTCATCGTCAACCGCCCGGGCGCCGCCGCCGTCATCGGCAGCAGTTATGCGCTGGCCACCACCGACGGCTACCGCATATTCGCCGCCGGTCCGTCCAATATGGGCACGGCGCTGATCGTGGGGCCCAAGCCGCCTTATAGCGTGGAAGACGTGGCGCCGATCGCCCAGGTGCTGATGAACCAGATGGTGCTGGTCAGCAAAAATGGCCGTTTCGCCAGTTTCGATGCCTTTTTGAAAGAGGCCCGGGAAAAGCCGGACACCGTCACCATCGGCAGCTGGGGTTTGCGTTCGCTGAGCCATTTCTATGTGGAGCAGCTGCAGCAGGCGCTCAACATCAAGGTCCGGCATATTCCCTACGACAGCGGTTCCAAGGAAATGGTCGCGGCCATGGGCGGGGAAGTCGATGCCGCGGTGGTGACGGCGGCCGCGGCCCGCACCAATATCAATGGCGGCACCGTGTCCGGCCTGTTCGTGAGCACCGAGCAGAAGCTGGCCGACCTGCCCGGCGTCGAGTCGATCAAGACCCTGGGTTACCCGGGCGCCGTGGCCTTTTCCTTCGAGGGCATCGCCACCAGCGCCAAGGTGCCGGCCGAACGCATCGCCATCCTGCGCCAGGCTTTCGACAAAATCCTGAGCGATCCGCAGACGGTCGCGGCGATTCGCGCCACCGGGTCCGAGCCGGCTTATCTGCCGGGTCCGCAATATGGGCAGCAGATTCGCAGCAACCTGGCCACGCTTCAGCAGATCGCCAGCCGCGTCAAAATGGACGATTGA
- a CDS encoding 2-hydroxyacid dehydrogenase produces the protein MSFLYKADPVRGARWAERFAEQAPDIDFRIWPDIGDASRVEYLATWVPPQDMARQFPNLKAVFSTGAGVDQIDFSQVPAHVPIVRMLEPAIADHMVEYVVHAVLTVHREFGEYGVDQREGRWQVRPNRLARDIRVGVLGLGQLARAVLSRLRLFDYSCAGWSRSAHHIEGVACFSGEAGLEALLARSDILVCLLPLTPQTRGILGAELLGRLPAGASLVQTGRGAHLDQQALLDLLDTGHLRWAFLDVTEPEPLPPDHPLWRHPRVRITPHIASSTNPDTAVTAVLENLARLRRGERLDGEVDRERGY, from the coding sequence ATGAGTTTTCTCTACAAGGCCGATCCGGTGCGTGGTGCGCGCTGGGCGGAGCGGTTTGCCGAACAGGCGCCGGATATCGATTTCCGCATCTGGCCCGATATCGGCGATGCCTCCCGTGTCGAATATCTCGCCACCTGGGTGCCGCCACAAGACATGGCGCGGCAGTTCCCGAATCTCAAGGCCGTGTTTTCGACCGGCGCGGGTGTGGATCAGATCGATTTTTCGCAAGTCCCGGCGCATGTTCCCATCGTGCGTATGCTGGAGCCGGCGATTGCCGACCACATGGTCGAATATGTGGTGCATGCGGTTCTGACGGTGCACCGCGAATTTGGAGAATACGGTGTCGATCAGCGCGAAGGCCGATGGCAGGTCCGGCCCAACCGATTGGCGCGGGATATCCGGGTGGGCGTGCTGGGATTGGGGCAATTGGCCCGGGCGGTCTTATCGCGGCTGCGCCTCTTCGATTATTCCTGTGCGGGCTGGAGCCGTTCCGCGCATCACATCGAGGGCGTGGCGTGTTTTTCCGGCGAGGCCGGTCTGGAGGCACTGCTCGCGCGCAGCGACATCCTCGTCTGCCTGCTGCCGCTGACACCGCAGACCCGCGGCATCCTCGGCGCCGAATTGCTCGGCAGGCTGCCGGCGGGCGCCTCCCTGGTGCAGACGGGCCGCGGCGCGCATCTGGACCAGCAGGCCTTGCTGGATCTGCTCGATACCGGGCACCTGCGATGGGCCTTCCTGGATGTGACCGAGCCGGAACCGCTGCCGCCGGATCACCCGCTGTGGCGCCATCCCCGGGTGCGTATCACGCCCCACATCGCCAGCTCGACGAATCCCGACACGGCGGTGACGGCGGTGCTGGAAAACCTGGCCCGGCTGCGGCGAGGCGAGCGGCTGGATGGCGAAGTCGATCGCGAGCGGGGATATTGA